The following are encoded together in the Pedobacter sp. D749 genome:
- a CDS encoding alpha/beta hydrolase-fold protein: MKKIVILFLFLSIVLKLNAQTYTKLTDSALNLMSDAKDTVDYRKSLNLYKKAFILFPKEVSDQSLYKASVLASELKDNNDAIEYLNHLLALNNDERTTWDYLTFEYPQNEYKNLFNDGRWPVVLAKAQKMKATFFKKLHDRQDEFQAGPLKQDTYFKAKNGKQVYQEIKSFNAYQAKKDIGYSIEFKVTDSLITSYYVSLPSRYNPKKSYPVLFFLHGAVSGNSLSSFQNASWVMDGWNRYYTKYAAVNEVIMVYPKGSKKFNWMKPDDGFFMVPAMLREIKKSINVDDDKVFITGHSNGATGSFSYLMKQQSPFAGFYGFNTQPRVRTGGTFVRNILNRSFFNVSTDEDYYFPPDANDSLNVIMKKMGADYQDHRYNGWPHWFPQFDESEPAYQLLFKDLKSRSRNPFQKSIYWECDDVKYGKTDWIQITALDTANKQANWHKRINFDIYKVVDYDESKDTVITTDTLFKAFNFPRKSAAVRATFSNNEFHIETSRVKSLTIFLSPEMIDVSKPVSVFINGIKRIEKMAVYDKKIILDNFNKTYDRKAVWIDQIELLISN, encoded by the coding sequence ATACTGTAGATTATAGGAAATCTCTAAACTTATACAAAAAGGCATTTATACTATTCCCAAAAGAGGTAAGCGACCAGTCTCTTTATAAAGCATCTGTTTTAGCTTCAGAACTTAAAGATAATAATGATGCAATCGAATATCTAAATCATTTACTGGCGCTCAATAATGATGAAAGAACTACATGGGATTATTTAACTTTTGAATATCCTCAAAATGAATATAAAAATCTTTTTAATGATGGCAGATGGCCGGTCGTATTGGCGAAAGCTCAAAAGATGAAGGCGACTTTTTTTAAAAAGCTGCACGATCGGCAGGACGAATTCCAGGCTGGCCCCTTAAAACAGGATACTTATTTTAAAGCTAAGAATGGCAAACAAGTATATCAGGAGATTAAATCGTTCAATGCCTATCAGGCAAAAAAGGACATTGGTTATTCCATAGAATTTAAAGTGACAGATAGCTTAATTACCTCATATTATGTTAGTTTACCATCACGCTATAATCCTAAAAAAAGCTACCCTGTATTGTTTTTTCTTCATGGAGCGGTAAGTGGTAATAGCCTTTCGAGTTTTCAAAATGCATCCTGGGTTATGGATGGCTGGAACAGATATTATACTAAATATGCTGCTGTAAATGAGGTAATAATGGTTTATCCAAAAGGTTCAAAGAAATTTAACTGGATGAAACCTGATGATGGTTTCTTCATGGTACCAGCAATGCTAAGGGAAATTAAAAAATCTATCAATGTAGATGATGATAAAGTTTTTATCACCGGGCATTCAAATGGAGCAACAGGTTCTTTTTCTTATTTAATGAAGCAACAAAGTCCCTTTGCCGGCTTTTATGGATTTAATACGCAGCCAAGAGTTAGAACCGGAGGTACATTTGTGCGCAATATTTTAAACAGATCGTTTTTTAATGTGTCTACGGATGAAGATTACTACTTTCCACCAGATGCAAATGATTCTTTAAATGTAATAATGAAAAAAATGGGGGCAGATTATCAGGATCACCGATATAACGGGTGGCCTCACTGGTTTCCGCAATTTGATGAATCTGAGCCTGCTTACCAGTTATTATTTAAGGATTTAAAAAGCAGAAGCAGAAATCCATTTCAAAAATCCATTTATTGGGAATGCGATGATGTGAAATATGGTAAAACAGATTGGATCCAGATTACTGCATTGGATACGGCCAATAAACAGGCAAACTGGCACAAAAGAATAAATTTCGATATATATAAAGTGGTTGACTATGATGAATCAAAAGATACAGTTATTACAACCGATACATTATTTAAAGCATTTAACTTTCCAAGAAAATCGGCTGCAGTCAGGGCTACTTTTAGCAATAATGAATTTCATATAGAAACATCACGGGTTAAATCGCTGACCATCTTTCTATCACCAGAAATGATTGATGTAAGTAAACCGGTATCTGTTTTTATAAATGGAATTAAACGGATTGAAAAAATGGCTGTTTATGACAAAAAAATTATACTGGATAATTTTAATAAAACTTACGATCGTAAGGCAGTTTGGATTGATCAGATAGAACTTTTAATATCAAACTAA
- the queG gene encoding tRNA epoxyqueuosine(34) reductase QueG produces MYNNYAKYSQLIKDEALRLGFMACGISKAEFLEEEAPRLENWLNQNRHGEMKYMENYFDKRLDPRLLVDGAKSVISLSLNYYTEEKQSDPNAPKISKYAYGQDYHTVIKEKLKELTYFIEENIGEVSGRAFVDSAPVLDRAWAKKSGIGWIGKNSNLISKTDGSFFFLAELIVDLELGYDHPYQADYCGSCTRCLDACPTDAIIAPQVVDGTKCISYLTIELKNEIPNEFKDKMSNWMFGCDICQDVCPWNRFSKAHNEEAFKPENGLLDLNAKDLTEITDDVFRKVFKGSAVKRTKFTGLKRNINFLKPEN; encoded by the coding sequence GTGTATAACAATTATGCGAAATATAGCCAATTGATCAAAGATGAAGCCCTGCGTTTGGGTTTTATGGCCTGTGGTATTTCCAAAGCTGAATTTCTTGAAGAGGAAGCACCCAGACTCGAAAACTGGCTCAACCAGAACCGTCATGGAGAAATGAAATACATGGAAAATTATTTCGATAAACGCCTCGATCCCAGATTACTGGTTGATGGCGCTAAATCTGTAATTTCCTTGTCGCTAAATTATTATACCGAAGAAAAACAATCTGATCCCAATGCGCCAAAAATTTCTAAGTATGCTTACGGACAGGATTACCACACCGTAATCAAAGAAAAATTAAAAGAACTGACTTATTTTATAGAAGAAAATATTGGAGAAGTTTCTGGAAGAGCATTTGTTGATTCTGCCCCGGTTTTAGACCGTGCCTGGGCAAAAAAATCGGGAATTGGCTGGATTGGTAAAAATTCTAACCTGATCAGTAAAACCGATGGTTCTTTTTTCTTCCTTGCTGAATTGATTGTTGATCTGGAATTGGGTTACGATCATCCATACCAGGCCGATTACTGTGGAAGCTGCACCCGATGTTTAGATGCCTGCCCTACTGATGCCATTATTGCACCACAGGTTGTAGATGGAACGAAATGCATCTCCTACCTCACCATTGAGCTCAAAAATGAGATCCCAAATGAGTTTAAAGATAAAATGAGCAACTGGATGTTTGGCTGCGATATCTGTCAGGATGTTTGCCCATGGAACCGTTTCTCTAAAGCACACAATGAAGAAGCCTTTAAGCCTGAGAATGGCTTACTGGATTTGAACGCAAAAGACCTGACCGAAATTACAGATGATGTTTTTAGAAAGGTTTTTAAAGGCTCGGCAGTTAAACGCACCAAATTTACCGGACTAAAAAGAAATATCAATTTTCTGAAACCAGAAAATTAG
- a CDS encoding bifunctional GNAT family N-acetyltransferase/carbon-nitrogen hydrolase family protein, with amino-acid sequence MNIELRKLTLEDYEDLKESMLQAYDSMGGSIWPKSSIAKLLNIFPEGQLCIAVDDTVVACSLAIIVEYDEYGDRHTYKLITGDYSFTTHDPNGDTLYGIEIFVHPDYRGLRLGRRLYEARKELCESLNLKSIIAGGRIPGYHEYAEKLSPRQYIDKVKAKEIYDPTLTFQISNDFHVRKVLKNYLPGDKESKEYATLIEWNNIYYQGIDASARSAMTIRLGLVQWEMRLFPNMEAFYEQVEFFVDALSGYKSDFVMFPELFNTPLLQPYNHLPEIEAMRKLAEKTKEIVQKMHEYSLSYNTNIITGSMPLIEDGKLYNATYLCHRTGKIDEYRKIHITPNEQKYYGMIGGDKVQVFDTDCGKVGILICYDVEFPELSRIYAEQGMQILFVPFLTDTQNGYTRVRHCAQARAIENECYVAIAGCVGNLPKVNNMDIQFAQSAVFTPSDFAFPTNAIKAEATPNTEMVLVVDVDLHLLDELHHYGTVKVLKDRRKDLYQVKLLK; translated from the coding sequence ATGAATATTGAATTACGTAAACTAACGCTCGAAGATTACGAAGATCTTAAAGAATCAATGCTACAAGCCTACGACAGTATGGGTGGTTCCATCTGGCCGAAATCGAGTATTGCGAAACTTTTAAATATTTTCCCTGAAGGACAGCTCTGTATCGCAGTTGATGATACAGTTGTGGCCTGTTCATTGGCTATTATAGTAGAATACGACGAATATGGCGATCGGCACACCTATAAATTAATCACAGGTGATTATTCTTTTACAACACACGATCCAAATGGCGATACCCTGTACGGCATCGAAATTTTCGTTCACCCCGATTACCGGGGCCTGCGTTTAGGCAGAAGATTATACGAAGCCAGGAAAGAACTCTGTGAAAGCCTTAACCTCAAAAGCATTATTGCCGGCGGAAGAATTCCTGGTTACCATGAGTATGCAGAGAAGTTAAGCCCGAGACAATATATAGATAAGGTAAAGGCAAAAGAGATCTACGATCCTACATTAACTTTTCAGATTTCGAATGATTTTCACGTCAGAAAAGTATTAAAGAATTATCTACCAGGGGATAAAGAATCAAAAGAATATGCCACCTTAATTGAGTGGAATAATATTTATTACCAGGGTATTGATGCCTCGGCTCGTTCGGCGATGACCATTCGATTAGGTTTAGTACAATGGGAAATGCGTTTGTTCCCAAATATGGAAGCATTTTACGAACAGGTAGAATTTTTTGTTGATGCTTTGAGCGGTTACAAATCAGATTTTGTGATGTTCCCCGAGCTGTTTAATACGCCCCTGCTGCAACCATACAATCACTTACCAGAAATTGAGGCGATGCGCAAGCTTGCCGAAAAAACGAAAGAGATTGTACAAAAAATGCATGAATATTCATTGAGCTACAATACAAACATCATTACCGGGAGTATGCCGCTTATTGAGGATGGTAAACTATATAATGCTACTTACCTTTGTCACCGTACTGGCAAAATAGATGAGTATAGAAAAATCCACATCACACCAAATGAGCAAAAATATTACGGCATGATTGGTGGCGATAAGGTGCAGGTTTTTGATACTGATTGTGGTAAAGTAGGCATTTTGATTTGTTATGATGTAGAATTCCCTGAATTAAGCCGCATTTATGCCGAGCAGGGCATGCAGATTTTATTTGTACCATTTTTAACCGATACACAGAACGGTTATACCCGTGTTCGCCACTGCGCGCAGGCAAGGGCAATAGAAAACGAATGTTACGTTGCCATTGCAGGTTGTGTAGGTAATTTACCGAAGGTGAATAATATGGATATTCAGTTTGCTCAATCAGCAGTGTTTACTCCGTCCGATTTCGCCTTTCCAACCAACGCGATTAAAGCAGAGGCAACGCCAAATACCGAAATGGTGCTGGTAGTAGACGTTGACTTACATTTGTTAGATGAACTACATCATTACGGAACGGTAAAAGTGCTAAAAGACAGGCGGAAAGATCTTTACCAGGTTAAACTTTTAAAATAA
- a CDS encoding GxxExxY protein, giving the protein MTENEVSYIIRGSIFRVYNTLGPGLLESAYEAALKYEIEKAGLFVQRQVSLPMHYEEITVDVGYRLDLLVEKKVVVELKSVEFIMNVHHKQLLTYLKLSGYKLGLLVNFNTDNIADSIFRKAYRLDL; this is encoded by the coding sequence ATGACGGAAAATGAAGTATCATATATCATTCGAGGAAGTATTTTTAGAGTTTATAATACGCTTGGACCGGGCTTACTCGAATCTGCTTATGAAGCCGCCTTAAAATATGAAATAGAAAAGGCAGGGTTATTTGTGCAAAGACAGGTTTCATTGCCCATGCACTATGAGGAAATTACCGTTGATGTTGGATATAGATTAGATCTTTTAGTAGAAAAAAAGGTGGTCGTTGAATTAAAATCAGTGGAGTTTATTATGAATGTTCATCATAAACAATTGCTTACTTATTTAAAGTTATCGGGTTATAAATTGGGATTATTAGTCAATTTTAATACTGATAATATTGCTGATAGTATTTTCAGAAAAGCTTATCGTTTAGATCTTTAA
- the ruvB gene encoding Holliday junction branch migration DNA helicase RuvB, translated as MNENLDPEASNLTPTDRDIERVLRPQAFEDFTGQEKVMENLKIFVQAAKLRGEALDHVLLHGPPGLGKTTLSHIIANEMATGIKVTSGPVLDKPGDLAGLLTGLDEGDILFIDEIHRLSPLVEEYLYSAMEDFKIDIMLETGPNARSVQISLNPFTLVGATTRSGLLTAPLRARFGINARLAYYDAKLLTTIVLRSSDILKTPISDEGAYEIARRSRGTPRIANALLRRTRDFAQIKGNGNIDTEIARYALNALNVDEHGLDEMDNRILVTIIDKFKGGPVGLKTIATAVGEDEGTIEEVYEPFLIQEGYIMRTSRGREVTEAAYKHLKKNYPGQTGKLF; from the coding sequence ATGAATGAGAACCTGGATCCTGAAGCAAGCAACCTTACCCCTACCGATCGCGATATTGAAAGGGTTTTGAGGCCACAGGCTTTTGAAGATTTTACGGGGCAGGAAAAAGTGATGGAAAACCTGAAGATTTTTGTTCAGGCGGCGAAACTCCGTGGCGAGGCTTTAGATCATGTTCTTTTGCATGGTCCTCCCGGATTAGGCAAAACCACTCTTTCTCATATCATTGCCAATGAAATGGCTACCGGTATCAAAGTAACCTCTGGTCCGGTATTGGATAAACCTGGCGACCTCGCTGGTTTATTAACTGGCCTTGATGAAGGCGATATCCTTTTTATTGATGAGATCCATCGTTTATCTCCGCTTGTGGAAGAATACCTGTATTCTGCCATGGAAGATTTTAAAATTGATATTATGCTCGAAACTGGTCCGAATGCCCGTTCGGTACAGATATCGCTTAATCCTTTTACGTTGGTTGGCGCCACTACGCGTTCGGGCCTGCTAACTGCGCCTTTAAGAGCCCGTTTCGGAATTAATGCCCGTTTGGCTTACTACGATGCTAAGTTACTCACTACAATTGTGCTACGCTCTTCTGATATATTAAAAACACCTATAAGTGACGAAGGTGCCTATGAAATTGCCCGCCGTAGCCGTGGCACGCCCCGTATAGCAAATGCACTTTTACGAAGAACAAGAGATTTTGCGCAGATTAAGGGAAATGGAAATATCGATACCGAAATAGCCCGCTATGCCTTAAATGCACTAAATGTGGATGAACATGGCTTAGATGAGATGGATAACAGGATTCTGGTTACCATTATCGACAAATTTAAGGGTGGTCCGGTAGGTTTAAAAACCATTGCGACGGCTGTTGGAGAAGATGAAGGTACTATTGAGGAAGTTTATGAACCGTTTTTAATCCAGGAAGGATATATCATGCGTACTTCACGCGGTAGAGAGGTTACCGAAGCGGCTTACAAGCACTTAAAGAAAAATTATCCAGGCCAAACCGGGAAGTTGTTTTAA
- a CDS encoding 3-hydroxyacyl-CoA dehydrogenase family protein, translating into MKQIAVIGSGTMGNGIAHTFAQFNYKVNLIDINQTALDKAIQTITKNLDRQVAKGTLTEDQKAVTLNNISTSTSIKDGVQSSDLIVEAATENVDLKLKIFKDLDEYAPAHAILASNTSSISITQIAAVTGRGDQVIGMHFMNPVPVMKLLEVIRGYATSDETTSTIMSLSQSLGKIPVEVNDYPGFVANRILMPMINEAIYTLYEGVAGVYEIDTVMKLGMAHPMGPLQLADFIGLDVCLAILKVLNDGFGNPKYAPCPLLVNMVAAGKKGAKSGEGFYQYIAGSKELVISDKFKKS; encoded by the coding sequence ATGAAACAAATCGCAGTTATAGGGTCCGGTACAATGGGAAATGGCATTGCTCATACCTTTGCACAGTTCAATTATAAAGTCAATCTGATTGATATCAATCAAACTGCATTGGATAAGGCTATACAAACCATTACCAAAAATTTAGACAGGCAGGTTGCCAAAGGAACCTTAACAGAAGATCAGAAAGCGGTCACTCTGAATAACATCTCTACCTCCACATCAATTAAGGATGGTGTTCAAAGTTCTGATTTAATTGTAGAAGCCGCTACCGAAAATGTAGACTTAAAATTGAAAATTTTTAAGGATTTAGATGAGTATGCGCCCGCACATGCTATTCTCGCTTCCAATACTTCCTCTATTTCCATTACACAAATTGCTGCCGTAACTGGAAGAGGTGATCAGGTAATCGGAATGCACTTTATGAACCCTGTTCCGGTAATGAAGTTATTAGAAGTAATAAGAGGTTATGCCACCAGTGATGAAACAACCAGTACCATTATGTCGTTATCGCAAAGTTTGGGAAAGATTCCTGTTGAGGTAAATGATTATCCGGGTTTTGTGGCTAACCGCATTTTAATGCCCATGATTAATGAGGCCATTTACACCCTGTACGAAGGCGTAGCTGGTGTGTATGAGATTGATACCGTAATGAAATTAGGGATGGCTCATCCAATGGGTCCATTGCAATTGGCCGATTTCATCGGTTTGGACGTCTGTTTGGCTATTTTAAAAGTATTGAACGATGGTTTTGGTAATCCAAAATACGCTCCATGCCCTTTACTGGTAAATATGGTTGCCGCAGGTAAAAAAGGAGCCAAAAGCGGCGAAGGCTTTTATCAATATATCGCGGGATCAAAAGAACTAGTCATTTCTGATAAATTTAAAAAATCCTAA
- the pdxH gene encoding pyridoxamine 5'-phosphate oxidase, translating to MQVTNEFLQNLRQDYKSASLDESDVDQDPIVQFQKWFQHAVDAQIYEPNVMTLATADKAGRPDARIVLLKGVDGDGFRFFTNYLSAKGKELKRNPYAALVFFWPELERQVRIEGTVEKLDKETSEAYFNTRPIASQIGAVVSPQSQIIPDRTFLEEKVEELKAKSSDKSIAKPAHWGGYIVKPTRIEFWQGRRSRLHDRINFEKANGIWTKTRLAP from the coding sequence ATGCAAGTTACAAATGAATTTCTACAAAACCTGCGCCAAGATTACAAAAGCGCTTCGCTGGACGAATCTGACGTTGACCAAGATCCGATTGTCCAGTTTCAAAAATGGTTTCAACACGCAGTTGATGCCCAGATATATGAGCCTAATGTAATGACTTTAGCTACGGCTGATAAAGCTGGCCGGCCAGATGCCCGTATTGTGCTGTTAAAAGGGGTTGATGGAGACGGTTTCAGGTTTTTTACCAATTACCTGAGTGCCAAAGGAAAAGAACTAAAACGCAATCCTTATGCAGCTTTGGTGTTTTTCTGGCCGGAGCTTGAAAGACAGGTGAGAATTGAAGGAACAGTAGAAAAATTGGATAAAGAAACATCGGAAGCCTATTTCAACACCAGACCGATTGCCAGTCAGATTGGAGCGGTAGTTTCACCACAAAGCCAGATTATTCCGGACAGGACATTTTTGGAAGAAAAAGTTGAAGAGCTTAAAGCTAAAAGTTCCGATAAAAGCATTGCGAAACCGGCACACTGGGGAGGTTATATTGTAAAACCGACAAGAATAGAGTTTTGGCAAGGAAGAAGAAGCAGGTTACACGATAGGATAAATTTCGAAAAGGCTAATGGAATCTGGACTAAAACCAGGTTAGCACCATAA
- a CDS encoding YqgE/AlgH family protein, with protein MLNNIKPKTGRLLISEPFMADPNFKRSVVLLTEHGDDGTVGYILNQVGNLMLNDVIQDLWDAKNYIYFGGPVAADTLHFIHRCYDKLQSGEPIGNGLYWGGNFETLKILLNTNAISQEEVKFFMGYSGWDHGQLDREIEQNAWMVSDTFNPYLIFSNDDEKLWRDVIVNLGPKYAHISNFPVDPSLN; from the coding sequence ATGCTGAACAATATAAAACCAAAAACTGGCCGCTTGCTCATCTCAGAACCATTTATGGCCGATCCGAATTTTAAAAGATCCGTTGTGTTGTTAACCGAACATGGTGATGATGGAACAGTAGGTTACATTCTTAACCAGGTAGGGAATCTGATGTTGAACGACGTAATTCAGGACTTATGGGATGCAAAAAATTACATTTATTTCGGCGGACCTGTTGCTGCAGATACTTTGCATTTTATTCATAGGTGTTACGATAAATTACAGAGTGGGGAGCCAATTGGGAATGGATTGTATTGGGGAGGTAATTTTGAAACCCTTAAAATCCTGTTAAATACCAATGCCATAAGCCAGGAGGAGGTGAAGTTTTTTATGGGGTATTCAGGTTGGGATCATGGACAACTTGATCGTGAAATAGAGCAGAATGCCTGGATGGTGAGCGACACCTTTAACCCTTATCTCATTTTTAGTAATGATGATGAAAAACTTTGGCGGGATGTAATTGTAAACCTAGGCCCGAAATATGCACACATTAGTAATTTTCCGGTAGATCCTAGTTTGAATTAG
- the purE gene encoding 5-(carboxyamino)imidazole ribonucleotide mutase, with translation MSQGNSNSALVGIIMGSKSDLPVMQDAADVLKEFGINYEITVVSAHRTPERMFNYAKEAQGRGLKVIIAGAGGAAHLPGMVASITTLPVIGVPVKSSNSIDGWDSILSILQMPNGIPVATVALNAAKNAGLLATQILATADESLTVKMQAYKDELRRKVEESAETM, from the coding sequence ATGAGTCAAGGAAATTCAAATTCGGCATTAGTAGGCATTATAATGGGTAGCAAATCAGATTTACCTGTAATGCAAGATGCTGCTGATGTATTAAAAGAATTTGGAATAAACTATGAAATTACGGTTGTTTCTGCGCACAGAACACCAGAACGCATGTTTAATTACGCTAAAGAAGCACAAGGCCGTGGTTTAAAAGTGATTATTGCAGGAGCTGGCGGTGCTGCTCACCTACCTGGGATGGTGGCTTCTATCACTACTTTACCCGTAATCGGTGTTCCGGTTAAATCATCAAACTCTATTGATGGCTGGGACAGTATTTTATCGATTTTACAAATGCCGAATGGTATTCCGGTTGCCACAGTTGCCTTAAATGCTGCTAAAAATGCAGGTTTATTAGCTACTCAAATCTTAGCAACTGCTGATGAATCTTTAACAGTTAAAATGCAGGCTTATAAAGATGAGTTGAGAAGAAAAGTTGAAGAAAGCGCAGAAACAATGTAA
- a CDS encoding 5-(carboxyamino)imidazole ribonucleotide synthase: MAKQISELKLGILGGGQLGRMLIQQAINYNVTTLVLDPDPDAPCKHISNYFENGSITDFDTVYNFGKKADIITIEIEKVNIDALEQLEKEGKKVFPQSRVIRLIQDKGVQKQFFKENDIPTSPFQIVNTKEDMENSPFHFPYILKLRKDGYDGKGVMKINNATDLENAFDAPCIIEKLVDFDKEVAVIVARNANGDMKTFPMVEMEFNPEANLVEFLISPSTFAESLQQKAENIAKNIASAMNITGILAVEMFVCKDGELLVNEVAPRPHNSGHQTIEGNYVSQFEQHLRSIYNLPLGDTSSITNAIMINLLGEKGFEGVAKYENLEKILAIDGVYVHLYGKKYTKPFRKMGHVTIVDIDREKAIEKARFVQKTLKVIA, translated from the coding sequence ATGGCAAAACAGATTAGCGAATTAAAATTAGGTATTTTAGGTGGCGGACAATTGGGTAGAATGCTCATTCAACAAGCAATCAATTACAATGTAACTACATTAGTTTTAGACCCTGATCCTGATGCTCCCTGCAAACACATTTCAAATTATTTCGAAAATGGCTCAATTACCGATTTTGACACCGTTTACAACTTTGGAAAGAAAGCTGATATTATTACCATTGAAATTGAAAAGGTAAATATTGATGCGCTTGAGCAATTGGAAAAAGAAGGTAAAAAGGTTTTTCCGCAATCAAGGGTAATCCGTTTAATTCAGGATAAAGGCGTACAGAAACAGTTTTTCAAAGAAAATGACATTCCTACCTCCCCTTTTCAGATTGTAAATACCAAGGAAGATATGGAGAACAGTCCTTTCCATTTTCCATACATTTTGAAATTGAGGAAAGATGGTTATGATGGTAAAGGCGTAATGAAAATCAACAATGCCACCGATCTTGAGAATGCTTTTGATGCGCCTTGTATTATTGAAAAACTGGTCGATTTTGATAAAGAAGTTGCGGTAATTGTAGCCCGTAATGCCAATGGCGATATGAAAACCTTCCCAATGGTTGAGATGGAATTTAATCCTGAAGCCAACCTGGTAGAATTTTTAATTTCCCCTTCAACTTTTGCTGAAAGTTTGCAGCAAAAAGCCGAAAATATTGCCAAAAACATAGCTTCTGCGATGAATATTACCGGAATCTTAGCGGTTGAGATGTTTGTTTGCAAAGATGGAGAGTTATTGGTTAATGAGGTAGCCCCTCGTCCGCACAATAGCGGTCATCAGACTATTGAAGGTAACTATGTTTCTCAATTTGAACAGCATTTACGCTCAATTTATAACTTACCATTAGGCGATACCAGTAGCATTACCAATGCCATTATGATTAATCTACTTGGAGAAAAAGGTTTTGAAGGTGTAGCCAAATATGAAAATCTGGAAAAAATATTAGCTATCGATGGTGTTTATGTTCACCTATATGGCAAAAAATACACTAAACCTTTCCGCAAGATGGGGCATGTAACCATTGTAGATATTGACAGGGAAAAAGCAATCGAAAAAGCAAGGTTTGTACAAAAAACATTGAAGGTAATCGCATAA
- a CDS encoding NAD(P)/FAD-dependent oxidoreductase, producing the protein MNADAIIIGAGACGLMCAVQAGYLGKKVIVLEKNEKPGAKILISGGGRCNYTNQFTSAEQFISANPHFVKSTFTQWTVDDTIGFFETYGIAGKEKTLGQLFPDDKNAKDVVQVFTSICEDFGQEIRCNADVKDIEILPEGFKVTYEKNGRKVIISAEKLVVATGGLPIPKMGATDFALRFARKNDLKIIETAPALVPLTITGKDEEWFAQLSGNSVFCEVSNDEISFEENILFTHWGLSGPAILQISSFWRRGETVNLNLLPHQHIVALLDEERKNNGKTLLSTLLNRIYTKKFTDALGKFLPLNKPVAALTKTELDLIEQTIHHFKVKPAGDKGYDKAEVMRGGIDTNEISSKTLECKRIPNLFFGGECLDVTGWLGGYNFQWAWASGFVIAQNL; encoded by the coding sequence ATGAATGCTGATGCAATAATTATTGGTGCAGGTGCCTGCGGATTGATGTGTGCCGTGCAGGCAGGCTATTTGGGTAAGAAAGTAATTGTGCTTGAGAAAAACGAAAAACCTGGGGCCAAAATTTTAATTTCTGGTGGCGGCCGCTGCAATTATACCAATCAATTCACATCAGCTGAGCAGTTTATATCTGCCAATCCACATTTTGTAAAATCGACCTTTACCCAGTGGACGGTTGACGATACCATTGGCTTTTTCGAGACTTATGGCATAGCAGGCAAAGAAAAAACTTTGGGTCAATTATTTCCTGATGATAAAAATGCGAAAGATGTTGTTCAGGTTTTTACTTCCATTTGCGAAGATTTCGGACAAGAAATCAGGTGTAATGCCGATGTAAAGGACATTGAAATACTGCCTGAAGGCTTTAAAGTAACTTACGAGAAAAATGGTAGAAAGGTAATCATTAGCGCTGAAAAGCTGGTGGTTGCCACCGGAGGCTTGCCTATCCCAAAAATGGGCGCTACCGATTTTGCTTTACGTTTCGCCAGAAAAAATGATCTAAAAATAATTGAAACTGCTCCGGCTTTGGTTCCCTTAACCATTACTGGTAAGGATGAAGAGTGGTTTGCCCAGCTTTCGGGCAATTCTGTTTTTTGCGAAGTTAGCAACGATGAAATTTCGTTCGAAGAGAATATCCTCTTTACCCATTGGGGATTAAGTGGACCTGCTATTTTGCAAATCTCTTCTTTTTGGAGAAGAGGTGAAACGGTTAACCTTAATCTGTTGCCACATCAACATATTGTTGCACTATTGGATGAAGAAAGAAAAAACAATGGTAAAACTTTATTATCTACGCTGTTAAACCGGATTTATACTAAGAAGTTTACCGATGCCTTAGGTAAGTTTTTGCCTTTAAATAAGCCTGTTGCTGCATTAACCAAAACAGAACTCGATTTAATTGAACAAACGATCCATCATTTTAAGGTTAAACCCGCTGGCGATAAAGGTTACGACAAAGCCGAGGTGATGCGCGGTGGGATAGATACGAATGAAATCTCTTCTAAAACCCTGGAATGTAAAAGAATACCCAACCTGTTTTTTGGTGGTGAATGTTTAGATGTTACAGGTTGGCTGGGTGGTTATAACTTTCAATGGGCCTGGGCCAGTGGCTTCGTAATTGCGCAGAATTTATAA